One window of the candidate division KSB1 bacterium genome contains the following:
- a CDS encoding SpoIID/LytB domain-containing protein, whose product MITSELRLKVGVLDHQQQVRGAFNAVFTLPDGRPCQGAFVAVVKNGAVVLESGNGEIRLSAPVIHCRSAAAATFTLHDVIIGIAFHWERRENQTFRGDLLLVARGDGTLAAINEISVEDYLASVISSEMSATAPLELLRAHAITSRSWLVAMLEREQRQRRHGRSSAHTLTMPGELIRWYDREDHDLYDVCADDHCQRYQGVTKIITPAAAAAVQDTAGVFLVYENEICDARFSKACGGLSENFENAWEDTPVPYLQCIADARQPHPPLRSEAEAEQWILSQPEAFCNTTDGRILQQILPSFDQETTDFFRWQVTYEREQLEQILQKKSGLHFGVLHDLVPVQRGLSGRLVKLKIVGSAQTLVVGKELEIRRWLSPSHLYSSAFIVRTERDRRGLPLRFTLHGAGWGHGVGLCQIGAAVMALTGYRAEEIVQHYFRGAELRKLY is encoded by the coding sequence ATGATTACCAGCGAACTCCGCCTCAAAGTCGGTGTGCTCGATCACCAGCAGCAGGTGCGCGGTGCTTTCAATGCCGTTTTTACCCTGCCTGATGGCCGGCCGTGTCAGGGCGCCTTCGTTGCGGTTGTGAAAAACGGTGCGGTCGTGCTCGAGAGCGGCAACGGCGAAATCCGGCTGAGCGCGCCGGTGATCCACTGCCGCAGCGCGGCCGCCGCCACCTTCACGCTGCATGATGTCATCATCGGCATCGCTTTTCACTGGGAACGCAGGGAAAACCAGACTTTCCGCGGCGATCTGCTGCTGGTGGCGCGCGGGGACGGCACACTGGCCGCGATCAACGAAATCTCTGTGGAAGACTATCTCGCCAGCGTGATTTCTTCGGAGATGAGCGCCACCGCGCCGCTGGAGTTGCTGCGGGCGCACGCCATCACTTCCCGCAGTTGGCTGGTGGCGATGCTCGAGCGCGAACAGCGGCAAAGGCGGCATGGCCGCTCATCCGCGCACACGCTGACCATGCCGGGTGAGCTGATCCGCTGGTACGATCGCGAGGATCATGACCTGTATGACGTGTGCGCCGATGATCATTGCCAGCGCTATCAGGGGGTGACCAAGATCATTACACCGGCGGCGGCCGCGGCCGTGCAGGACACCGCCGGCGTCTTTCTGGTTTATGAAAATGAAATCTGTGATGCGCGTTTTTCGAAGGCCTGCGGCGGCTTGAGCGAGAACTTCGAAAATGCCTGGGAGGACACACCGGTGCCTTATCTGCAGTGCATCGCGGATGCGCGGCAGCCCCACCCGCCATTGCGCAGTGAGGCCGAGGCGGAACAATGGATTCTCTCCCAACCAGAAGCCTTCTGCAACACCACCGACGGCAGGATTCTGCAACAAATCCTGCCGTCGTTCGATCAGGAAACCACGGATTTCTTTCGCTGGCAGGTGACATATGAGCGCGAACAGCTCGAGCAGATTCTGCAAAAGAAATCGGGCTTGCACTTCGGCGTGCTGCACGATCTCGTGCCGGTGCAGCGCGGCCTCTCCGGCCGGCTGGTGAAATTGAAAATCGTGGGCAGCGCGCAAACGCTGGTGGTGGGCAAGGAGCTGGAGATCCGCCGCTGGCTGTCGCCCAGCCATCTCTACAGCTCGGCGTTCATCGTCAGGACGGAGCGCGACCGCCGCGGCCTGCCACTGCGGTTTACGCTGCACGGCGCAGGGTGGGGACACGGTGTCGGCTTGTGCCAGATCGGCGCCGCGGTGATGGCGCTTACCGGTTATCGCGCGGAAGAAATCGTGCAGCACTATTTTCGCGGCGCAGAGCTTCGCAAACTCTACTGA